In the genome of Streptomyces sp. SAI-127, the window TGCTCGGCGGCGTGATGCTCGACCACTTCTGGTGGGGCGCGATCTTCCTCATCAACATCCCGGTCGCGGCCATCGGCCTGGTGGCCGTCCTGGTCCTGGTGCCCGAGTCCAAGAACCCGCAGGGCGACCGCCCCGACCTGCTCGGCGCACTGCTCTCCACGATCGGCATGACGAGCGTCGTCTACGCGATCATCTCCGGCCCGGACCACGGCTGGACCTCCGCCACCACCCTCACCTCCGCCGCGGTCGGAGCCGTGGTGCTGACCGGGTTCGCGGTATGGGAACTGCGCGTCCCGTACCCCATGCTGGACATGCACTTCTTCCGCAACCAGCGGTTCACCGGGGCCGTCGCGGGCGCGATCCTCGTCGCCTTCGGCATGGCGGGATCGCTCTTCCTGCTCACGCAGCACCTGCAGTTCGTCCTCGGATACGACCCGTTGGAGGCCGGACTGCGGACGGCGCCGTTCGCCCTCACCATCGTCGCCCTCAACCTCACCGGGGTCAGCGCGAAGCTCCTGCCGAGGGTCGGCACCCCGCTCACGATCGCCATCGGGATGACCTGTCTGGCGGTGGGCCTCGCGGCGATCGCCGTGCTCGGTCGTCACGGGTACGGTGGCATGCTGGCCGGCCTGGTCGTCATGGGCGCGGGGGTCGCCTTCGCGATGCCGGCCATGGCCAACGCCGTCATGAGCGCGATTCCTCCGGAGAAGGCCGGGGTGGGGGCCGGTATCAACGGAACGCTCGCCGAGTTCGGGCAGGGGCTCGGGGTCGCGGTGCTGGGCGCCGTGCTGAACTCCCGCTTCGCGGCGCTGGTCTCGGTGGCGGCGGCGTCCCTGCCGGCGGCGCTGGCGCAGGCGGGGTCGGCACAGGAGCGGGCGCGGATCACCGAGGCGTTCGCCTCCGGCCTGGAGAACAGTCAGTTGGTGGGGGCGGGCGCCGTGTTGCTGGGCGGAGTGGTCGCCGCGGTGTTGCTGCGGCGGGCTGAGCGGGCAGAGGGAGCCTAGGAGCTCGCGGCTTCGGCCGTCGGCGGGTGCGAGTCCGTCGTGGCTGGTCGCGCCCACGCGGCGCAGCCGCACATCGAGACGGCTCGCGCCCCTGCAAGGCCTAGCATCTTTGCAAGTGGACGGATGTTTTCGAAAGGTGCGCCATGCCCAACGCAGGTCAGAAGGCCTCGGGTCGGACCAGTGTGTGGCTGGAGGGCAAGGTGCGCCGGGGCGGGCGTGGCGGCGGGCAGCCGTCCGGACTGGACCGGGACCGGATCACCGAGGTGACGGTCCGTCTCCTGGACGCCGAAGGGCTGGCCAAGTTCTCCATGCGGCGGCTGGCCGCCGAACTGAACGTGACCGCGATGTCCGTCTACTGGTACGTCGACACCAAGGACGACCTCCTCGAACTCGCCCTGGACGCGACCTTCGGCGAACTGGACCTGCCGGACCCGGAGGCCGACGAGGACTGGCGGGACCAACTGCGCACGGTAGCCAGGGAGTACCGGGGCCTGCTGGTCCGGCACCCCTGGGTCTCCCCGCTGGCCGGCACCTTCCTCAACATCGGCCCCAACTCCCTGACCCTCTCCCGGATCGTGCACCGGGTCATCCGCAAGACCGGCCTGCCCGCACACGGCATCACCGGCGCGATCTCCGCCGTCTTCCAGTTCGTCTACGGCTTCGGCACCATCGAGGGCCACTTCATCGCCCGGTCCGCCCAGGCCGGCATGAC includes:
- a CDS encoding MFS transporter, producing the protein MSAPAPALVAVSQGHPQRWLILGVICLAQLTVLLDNTVLNVAIPSLTRELGAATSDIQWMINAYSLVQSGLLLTAGSAADRYGRKKLLMAGLALFGVGSLVAGLATTSEQLIAARAGMGVGGALLITTTLAVVVQIFDDGERVKAIGLWSTVNSLGFAVGPLLGGVMLDHFWWGAIFLINIPVAAIGLVAVLVLVPESKNPQGDRPDLLGALLSTIGMTSVVYAIISGPDHGWTSATTLTSAAVGAVVLTGFAVWELRVPYPMLDMHFFRNQRFTGAVAGAILVAFGMAGSLFLLTQHLQFVLGYDPLEAGLRTAPFALTIVALNLTGVSAKLLPRVGTPLTIAIGMTCLAVGLAAIAVLGRHGYGGMLAGLVVMGAGVAFAMPAMANAVMSAIPPEKAGVGAGINGTLAEFGQGLGVAVLGAVLNSRFAALVSVAAASLPAALAQAGSAQERARITEAFASGLENSQLVGAGAVLLGGVVAAVLLRRAERAEGA
- a CDS encoding TetR/AcrR family transcriptional regulator, which translates into the protein MPNAGQKASGRTSVWLEGKVRRGGRGGGQPSGLDRDRITEVTVRLLDAEGLAKFSMRRLAAELNVTAMSVYWYVDTKDDLLELALDATFGELDLPDPEADEDWRDQLRTVAREYRGLLVRHPWVSPLAGTFLNIGPNSLTLSRIVHRVIRKTGLPAHGITGAISAVFQFVYGFGTIEGHFIARSAQAGMTQEAYFRHAMTTATRAPGATEILKENEEIMTARGGDTVEEMRDRDFTFALDLLIKGIEAMVESA